A single region of the Winslowiella toletana genome encodes:
- a CDS encoding crotonase/enoyl-CoA hydratase family protein: protein MSVINQPTCRLFTEAGHTTQLAAYYEEERRTLWMLLKAEPRPCFNHPLIEEIMNLSYAAQNSGLVIDFWVTGSLVPSMFNTGGDLSFFVESIKGGRREALRAYARACVDCVHAAAKGFGTGAVSIAMIEGSALGGGFEAALAHHFILAQNNARMGFPEIAFNLFPGMGGYSLVARRAGMRLAEELICEGESHTAEWFEQRGLTDRLFQPGEAYRTTRTFIDSLKPKLNGVRAMLKARQRVLQLTRAELMDITEDWVDFAFTLEPKDLAYMERLVQLQNRHSAHLRKAG from the coding sequence ATGTCAGTAATTAATCAACCTACCTGCAGATTGTTCACCGAAGCCGGTCACACGACTCAGCTTGCTGCCTATTATGAGGAAGAGCGGCGCACCCTATGGATGTTGCTGAAGGCGGAACCGCGCCCATGTTTTAACCATCCACTGATTGAAGAGATTATGAATCTGAGCTATGCCGCGCAGAATTCCGGTTTAGTCATCGATTTTTGGGTAACCGGTTCGCTGGTGCCCTCGATGTTTAATACCGGCGGCGACTTAAGCTTCTTTGTTGAGTCGATTAAGGGGGGACGTCGCGAGGCGCTGCGCGCTTATGCCCGCGCCTGCGTCGACTGCGTCCATGCAGCGGCAAAAGGCTTTGGTACTGGTGCGGTCAGTATTGCGATGATTGAAGGCAGTGCACTCGGGGGTGGTTTCGAAGCGGCGCTGGCGCATCATTTTATCCTGGCGCAAAACAACGCGCGGATGGGTTTCCCGGAAATCGCTTTTAATCTGTTTCCGGGAATGGGGGGATATTCACTGGTCGCTCGCCGCGCCGGAATGAGGCTGGCCGAGGAGCTGATCTGTGAAGGGGAGTCGCACACCGCAGAGTGGTTTGAACAGCGCGGACTGACCGATCGTCTGTTTCAGCCTGGAGAGGCTTATCGTACCACCCGCACCTTTATCGATAGTTTAAAACCTAAGCTGAATGGAGTGAGGGCAATGCTGAAAGCACGTCAGCGGGTATTACAGCTGACGCGGGCTGAACTGATGGATATCACTGAGGACTGGGTCGATTTTGCTTTTACGCTGGAGCCAAAAGATCTGGCTTATATGGAGCGACTGGTACAGCTGCAAAACCGCCACAGCGCGCACCTGCGCAAAGCGGGATAA
- the araD gene encoding L-ribulose-5-phosphate 4-epimerase — MLEQLKQQVLEANLALPRYGLVTFTWGNVSAIDRESGLMVIKPSGVSYALMTVDDMVVVELESGKVVEGSKRPSSDTDTHRALYLAWPQIGGIVHTHSRHATIWAQAGRDIPAWGTTHADDFYGNIPCSRKMLQAEIVDRYEWQTGQVIVETLRQRDISPLEIPAVLVNSHGPFAWGKTADDAVHSAVVLEEVAYMAIFSQQLAPELPQMQQDLLDKHYLRKHGANAWYGQK; from the coding sequence ATGCTGGAACAACTTAAACAACAGGTGCTGGAAGCCAATCTGGCATTACCACGCTACGGGCTGGTGACCTTCACCTGGGGTAACGTCAGCGCCATTGATCGCGAAAGCGGGCTGATGGTGATTAAACCCTCCGGCGTCAGCTATGCACTGATGACGGTCGACGATATGGTGGTGGTGGAGCTTGAAAGCGGTAAGGTCGTTGAGGGGAGCAAGCGCCCGTCATCTGATACTGACACGCACCGCGCACTGTATCTTGCCTGGCCGCAAATTGGCGGCATCGTTCATACCCACTCGCGCCATGCTACCATTTGGGCGCAGGCTGGCAGGGACATCCCGGCGTGGGGGACTACCCATGCGGATGATTTTTACGGCAATATCCCCTGTAGCCGCAAAATGCTGCAAGCAGAAATCGTTGATCGCTACGAATGGCAGACGGGACAGGTGATTGTTGAAACCTTGCGCCAGCGGGATATCAGTCCGCTGGAAATACCGGCGGTGCTGGTCAACTCGCATGGCCCCTTTGCCTGGGGAAAAACCGCTGATGACGCGGTACACAGTGCGGTAGTGCTGGAAGAAGTCGCCTATATGGCCATTTTCAGTCAACAGTTGGCGCCTGAATTACCGCAGATGCAGCAAGATTTACTCGATAAACATTACCTGCGTAAGCATGGCGCTAATGCCTGGTACGGTCAGAAATAA
- the pdeR gene encoding cyclic di-GMP phosphodiesterase has protein sequence MTDEQGQTLLYTLFGTTSPHWHLSADSDALNFAENEQADINLAVALVPAQASLIRSMTVITSSVNLSISLHGTLVALHLVGRKKDQFTWTGTASAWGDTSSVARDLTLGLSFAEQVVSEANSVIVILDKLGNIQRFNRLSEEYTGLKEQEVIGRNVFQLFMTKQEAAASRHNISGFFRDGSSYEVERWIKTKKGQRLFLFRNKFVHSGSGKNEIFLICSGTDITEERRAQERLQLLANTDSITGLPNRHAFNHQISQALEQRGESQLGVVYLDLDNFKKVNDAYGHMFGDQLLQAVALAILSCLEKNQTLSRLGGDEFVIQAEDSTQSALEAMSSRILERLKQPFRIGLIEVYTGCSIGIAIAPLHGDDRESLIRNADTAMYTAKERGRGKFCLFHAEMNQRVFEYLWLDTNLRKALENQNLVIHYQPQVELNGEVTTVEALVRWQSTERGLIPPKDFISYAEESGLIVPLGRWVMLSVLAQIIAWREQGITLRVAVNVSARQLLDQSIYSDLKQALQQAGIVGCPIDIELTESCLIDNEKQALMLMKQFQDLGAEVHLDDFGTGYSSLSQLARIPVNAIKLDQSFVRGVDQQLVSQSLVRAIVAVAKALKLRVIAEGIETKAEEQFIIASGVDSCQGYYYAKPMPAEQLGHWLAHHNVKK, from the coding sequence ATGACCGATGAACAAGGGCAAACATTGCTGTATACGCTGTTTGGTACCACCAGCCCTCATTGGCATCTTTCTGCAGACAGCGATGCACTTAATTTTGCCGAAAATGAACAGGCGGATATCAATCTTGCCGTCGCGTTGGTTCCGGCACAGGCCAGCCTGATTCGCAGCATGACGGTGATCACCTCCAGCGTTAATCTGAGCATATCGCTGCATGGCACGCTGGTCGCGCTCCATCTGGTGGGACGCAAAAAAGATCAGTTTACCTGGACTGGAACCGCATCGGCATGGGGCGATACCTCGTCGGTGGCACGCGATCTGACCCTGGGCCTGTCGTTCGCCGAGCAGGTAGTCTCTGAAGCCAACTCGGTAATTGTGATTCTGGATAAGCTGGGCAATATTCAGCGCTTTAACCGGCTAAGTGAGGAATACACCGGCCTGAAAGAGCAGGAAGTGATTGGCCGCAATGTGTTTCAGCTGTTTATGACCAAGCAGGAAGCCGCCGCTTCGCGCCACAATATCAGCGGTTTTTTTCGTGACGGCAGTTCCTATGAAGTGGAGCGCTGGATCAAAACCAAAAAAGGCCAGCGGCTGTTTCTGTTTCGCAATAAGTTTGTCCACAGCGGCAGCGGTAAGAACGAAATATTTCTCATCTGCTCCGGCACTGATATTACCGAGGAGCGACGCGCGCAAGAGCGCCTGCAACTGCTCGCCAATACAGACTCTATTACTGGCCTGCCGAATCGTCATGCCTTCAATCATCAGATAAGCCAGGCGCTGGAACAGCGCGGTGAAAGTCAGCTTGGCGTGGTCTATCTCGATCTCGATAACTTTAAGAAGGTTAATGACGCCTACGGCCATATGTTTGGCGATCAGCTTTTACAGGCCGTCGCGCTGGCGATCCTCAGCTGTCTTGAAAAAAACCAGACGCTGTCGAGGCTGGGAGGCGATGAGTTTGTTATTCAGGCCGAAGATAGCACTCAGTCAGCCCTGGAAGCGATGTCGTCGCGCATTCTTGAACGACTGAAGCAGCCGTTCCGCATCGGTCTGATTGAAGTCTATACCGGCTGCTCAATTGGGATTGCTATTGCTCCACTGCACGGTGACGATCGTGAAAGCCTGATTCGTAATGCTGATACCGCAATGTATACCGCGAAAGAGCGTGGTCGTGGCAAGTTTTGCCTGTTTCATGCCGAAATGAACCAGCGGGTATTTGAGTATTTATGGCTGGATACTAACCTGCGCAAAGCGCTGGAAAACCAGAACCTGGTCATTCATTATCAGCCGCAGGTTGAACTCAACGGTGAAGTCACCACGGTTGAAGCGCTGGTACGCTGGCAGTCAACCGAACGTGGGCTGATTCCTCCCAAGGACTTTATTTCCTACGCTGAAGAGTCCGGATTGATCGTTCCGCTCGGTCGCTGGGTGATGTTATCGGTGCTGGCACAGATTATTGCCTGGCGCGAACAAGGGATCACGCTGCGGGTGGCGGTCAATGTTTCAGCACGACAGTTGCTCGATCAGAGCATCTACAGCGATCTGAAACAGGCGCTGCAGCAGGCCGGTATCGTGGGCTGCCCGATTGATATCGAACTGACCGAGAGCTGTTTAATTGATAACGAAAAGCAGGCGCTGATGCTAATGAAACAGTTTCAGGATCTGGGCGCTGAAGTACATCTGGACGATTTTGGCACCGGCTATTCTTCACTGTCACAGCTGGCACGTATACCGGTGAATGCTATTAAACTGGATCAAAGCTTTGTGCGCGGCGTGGACCAACAGCTGGTGTCTCAATCACTGGTGCGCGCGATTGTGGCGGTAGCCAAAGCGCTGAAATTGCGGGTGATTGCTGAAGGCATTGAAACCAAGGCCGAAGAACAGTTTATTATCGCCAGCGGCGTCGATTCCTGTCAGGGCTACTATTACGCAAAACCAATGCCCGCAGAACAACTCGGGCACTGGCTTGCACATCATAACGTTAAAAAATAG